CCAGCGGGATGATCGGCATTTTGGCGTATTTCTCAAATTCCGCCTGGCTAGCGGCATTACGCAAGATCCATTGGTGCGGGATGTCCTTGTAACGGAAATAGGAGCGGACCTTGACGGAGTAGGGCGACATCTCGGCGCCGATGATGCGATATCCGTCCGCCATGGGGTGTTCCTCCAATTATGCTTGTTGACGGCGCGACCGCCTGCGTTATCGGTAGATGATCAATATCAGGTGGAACGAACAAGGGCTAAATATGCAGCCACGCATGCATGATCGCGCGACAGCTTCGGCCAATCAGCCGGGATTGCTCGCGCCTGATACGACGGGGATGAATTTCTACCGGGCCGATCCGGCGCTGACTGATCTGCTGCGGCTCCATCTCCCCGACGCGCTGTTCCGCCATATCGAGCCGCATCTCGAGCGCCTCGGCGAGCTGGCCGGCGGCTATCTCGACGAATGTGCGCGGCTTGCCGACCGCCACACGCCGGTGCTGCACCAGCGCGACAAGTTCGGCCGCGATACGCAGTACATCGAATATCACCCGGCCTATCGCGAACTGGAAAAAGCCGCGTTCGGCGAATTCGGCATTCACGCGCTGTCGATCCGCAAGGGCATCATGGGCTGGCCGGACAAATATCCCGTCGTCGCCAAGCATGCCTTCACGTTCCTGTTCAATCAGACCGAGTTCGGCATGGGCTGCCCGATCAACGTCACCGACGGCTGCGCAAAACTGCTCAACAATTTCGGCAGCGAGGCGCTGAAGGCGAAATATCTCGACGGGCTGACCCAGACCGACATGAGCAAGCTGACCCAGGGCGGCCAGTTCATGACCGAGAAAGAAGGCGGCTCCGACGTCGGCACGCTGACGACGACGGCCATGCAGGAAGGCGATCACTGGCGGCTCCATGGCGAAAAATGGTTCTGCTCCAATGCCGACGCCAAAGTGGTGATGCTGCTGGCGCGGCCCGAGGGAGCGGGCCCCGGCACGCGCGGCGTCGGGCTGTTCCTGATGCCGCGGTATCTCGAGGACGGTTCGCAGAACCACTACCGGATCGTTCGCCTGAAGGACAAGCTCGGCACCCGCTCGATGGCCTCAGGCGAAATCAAGTTCGAAGGCGCTATCGCCTATGCCGTCGGCAAGCTCGACCGCGGTTTTGTGCAGATGGCCGAGATGGTCAATTCTTCGCGGCTTTCCAACGGCGTCAAATCCACCGCGCTGATGCGGCGCGCGCACCATGATGCGATGACGGTGGCGCGAAACCGCGTGGTGTTCGGCAGCCGCATCGTCGACCTGCCGCTGGCGCGGCGGCAATTGATGAAGATCATGCTGCCGACCGAGCAGGCGCTGTCGATGAGTTTTCTCACCGCGGACGCGCTTGATCGTGCGGAAGCCGGCAGCCAGGACGCCGCGGCGTTGCTGCGGATCTTGACGCCGACGCTGAAATTCCGCGCGACGCGCGATGCGCGCAAGGTCTGCGGCGACGCTTTGGAGATGCGCGGCGGCATCGGCTACATCGAGGAATTCGCCACAGCTCGGTTGCTGCGCGATGCCCATCTCGGCTCGATCTGGGAGGGCACCGGTAATATCGTCGCGATCGATGCGCTGACGCGCGCGGTCGGTCGTCACGGCGCCGATGCGGCGTTGGCGGCGGACCTGCACGCTCGCCTCGGCGACAGCGCCAATGTGCCGCAGGCCTGGCGCGATCGCCTGCGCGAACTGACTGATCGCGCGATCGGCTTCGCCCGCGAAGTGGCCAGCCGGAGCGACAATGAGGGCGATGCGCGGCGCGCCACCAGCCTGCTCTATCATGTCGCCAGCGCCGTTGCGCTGGCCTGGGAGGGCGGGCGCATCCACGAGATGCGCGGCGACGCCAGACGGCTCCTGCTGTCGCGCATGGTGATCGATCATCGCGTCGCGGCGGGTGATCCGTTCCGGCTCGCGGAAAATGCGACCCGGCGCGCCATCACCGATCATTTGCTCGGCGAGCGCAACGTTGGCATGGCCGAGGTTGGCGAATTGCTCGTCGCGGCGTAGGCTGCCGTTAGTTCAAGTCAAAAAAAGAACAGAAATCAAAGGGGGAATACCGATGAAGGCCGCCGTTCTGCATGAAGTCAACCAGCCGCTGGTGATCGAGGATGTCAGCGTGCCGAATCCCGGCCCGCGGGAAGTTCTGATCCGCACGCGCGTCGCCGGTCTCTGTCATTCCGATCTGCACTTCATGGAAGGACTGTATCCGCATCCGCTGCCGGCCGTGCTTGGGCATGAATCTGCGGGCGTGGTCGAAAAGGTCGGCTCCGACGTCAACTATGTGAAGCCGGGCGATCACGTCGTGACGTGTCTGTCGGTGTTCTGCGGTACCTGCGACAATTGCACCACCGGCCGCACAGTGCTGTGCACGGATACCACCGTGAAGATGCTGCCGGGTGCCTCCAATCGGCTGTCCTGGGCGCGCTCGGAGAAGCTCAATCAGTTCCTCAACCTCTCGTCCTTCGCCGAGCAGATGCTGGTGCACGAAAACGCCATCGTCAAAATTCGCAAGGACATGCCGCTGGAGCTGGCGGCGCTGATCGGCTGCGGCGTCATCACCGGCTATGGCGCTGTCGTAAACACCGCAAAAGTTCGGGCCGGCGAAACCGTCGCTGTGATCGGCTGCGGCGGCGTCGGCATGGCGGCGATCAACGGCGCGGCGATCGCCGGTGCCGGCCGGATCATCGCGATCGATACCAATCCGGTCAAATTGCAACTCGCCACCAAGCTTGGCGCCACCGACATTGTCGATCCCTCCAGGGGCGACGTGGTGCAGCAGGTGCGCGAGCTCACGGGTGGGGGCGTGCAACACTCCTTCGAAGTGCTGGGACGGAAAGAAACCGCGGAGCAGTCCTTTGCGATGCTAGCGGCGGGTGGCACCGCAACCATCGTCGGGATGATCCCGTTCGGCCAGAAGATCGAGCTGCACGGCTTCGATTTCCTCAGGGAACGCCGGATCCAGGGTTCGTCAATGGGCTCCAACCATTTCCGCGTCGATATGCCCCGCCTCGTCGAATTCTACATGCGCGGCAAGCTGCATCTGGAGGACTGGATCTCGGCCAAACTGAAACTCTCCGAGATCAACGAGGGCTTTGCCAACATGAAGGCCGGCAAGACGCTGCGCAGCGTCATCATGTTTGATAGCTGAGGCGCATATTATTCGTCATGCCCGGGCTTGACCCCGGGCATCCATGGGTTTTCGCAAGAAGCCTTTTCACATAGGGGGATGGATTGCCGGGTCAAGCCCGGCAATGACGGGTTGTTGCCTACCGCGAAACGTGCGCCGACACCGCGAACCACTTGCCGTTCTGCTTCGCCCAGCAGTCGGTATAGCGTCCATGCGCTTGCTGGCCGTCGGCGGTCGTATAGCTGGTGGCGGCGTGGATGATGGCGAAGTCGCCCAGCACGCGGATTTTCACATCGTGTGCGGTTAGATTCTTGATGGTTGCGGGTATAGCGGTCTGTTTCAGAAATGCCGTGCGGTCAACCAGCGACTTGTCGGGATTCGAGCAATAGAAATCGGCGGCAAGAATCTCGTCAAAACGCTTGACATCGGAGTTCTGCACGGAGGCGACATAATCGCGGTTCAGCGCGGTCAGCTCTTCGATATCCCTGCTCATGGTTTTCCCTTCCGTCCTCGCTTTCCCGCATTGTGTGGCGCGAGATGGCGAAGCAATCCGCTTTATTCCTGATGAGATTATGGATTGCTTCGCTTCGTACGCAATAACGTTGCAGGTAAGTTTTCGCCTCAATCATCAAACATCGGCGGCGGCTTGAAGCCGCCGAATTCGCGCTCGATCAACTCCGCCAGTTTCAGCGTCGTGCGATCCTCCAGCCATGGGCCGACGATCTGCACGCCGACCGGCAGGCCATCCGGCGAAAAGCCGGTCGGGATCGCGGTCGAGGGCAGGCCGGGCAAGGTGGCGATGCCGGGCCAGGAGAGCTGATCGGGATAGACGTAGTCCTTGCTGTCGATCCTGATGCGGCGCTTCTCCTGCTCATCTGAATGATCGTGCGGATAGGCCGGCGTCGGCATGATCGGGCAGATCACGGCGTCGTAGACCTTGAAGAGTTCGCGCCATTGCGCGCGCAGGCGCCCGCGCGCACCGTCATCCATCAACCAGTTGCGGTGGCTTTGCACCATGCCGCGCAGGCGCTCAGTACCGAGGCTCACGTCGCTCTCCGGCAGCGCGGCGAGGGCGGCCTGCGCGCCGGCAATGACTTCCGGCGGGAAGGAGGCGGCGAGGAACGACAACAGCATCCGCATGTAGAGCCGGGACGTTTCCGCAAAGTTCGGCAGCAACGCGCTGTTGCGATCGACCTTGACGCCGGTCTTTTCGAGACTGGAGGTGAGCTGATCGATCGTGCCGCGCACCACCTTGTCGGTCGGCATGACAGGATCGGTGTCGACCACCAGCACGCGAAAATCCTTCAGCGTGCCGTGGCGCGCCGGCGGCAGCGCGAGCTTGTAACCCTTGCCGGCCTCCAGCGGATCGGGGCCTGCGATGGTATCGAGCAGCAGCGAGAGATCGGCGGCGCTGCGCGCCATCGGACCGATCACGGCAAGGTCGCGGTCGAGCGGCAGCGGTTGGAACGGCGGCGGCGTGTGGCCGCGCCCGGGCACCAGGGCAAAGGTCGGCTTGTGCGCATAGACGCCGCAATGAAACGCCGGCACCCGCAGCGAGCCGCCGATGTCGGAGCCGAGCGACAGCGGCCCGTAACCGGCTGCGAGCGCGGCAGAGGATCCGCCGGACGAGCCACCCGGCGTGCGGCCGAGGTCGTAGGGATTGTTGGTGGTGCCGTAAATCTCGTTGTAACTCTGCCAGTCGCCGAGCCCGAGCGGGACGTTGGTCTTGCCGAGGATGACGCCGCCGGCGTCTTTGACGCGCGAGATCGACAGCGCATCCTCCGTCGGCGTGAAATCCTTCTGCGCAGGAATGCCCCAGGTCGTCGGCAGGCCTGCGATGTTGTAGGACTCTTTCACCGTCACGGGCAGGCCGAGCAGCGGCTTCTTCACCCCGCGCGCCAGTTCGGCGTCGGCGGCGCGGGCGGCTAAAAGGGCGCGCTCGAAATCGCGCACGCAAATCGCATTGATCTTCGCGTCGTGCCGTTCGATGCGGCCGATCGCGTCCTCTGCCAGTTCGATCGCCGAGACCTGCTTTGCCGCCAGCGCGGCCGACAATTCGACGGCGGTCTTGAAGCTCCATTGCGACTTGGCCAAGGCGTACTCCCGTTCTGTTATTGGATGCGGCGCCGATGATGCGCAGTTTGGGCGGACGCGGCAAGAGCAATGGCTGTACAGCGGCGTGCCCGCCACGTTGCCAGCCCTTGGCGAAGGCGGCGTTTGCGCGCTATTCTCCCGATCAACAAAAAATGAAAACATGTGGGAGGCTCCGATGAGATCGGCGTGGATTGCAGGCGCGGTAATAGCCGTCACAATGGGCGGCACGACGGTGACGGCCCGTGCCGCAGAAATCAGGTTGGCCGAGCAGTTCTCGATGGGCTACCTGCAGTTCAACGTCATGAAACGCGACAAACTGATCGAGAAGTTTGCGACGCAACGCGGCCTGAAGGACTTCAAGGTTTCGTGGCAACGCTTCAACGGTCCGGTGGCGATGAACGAAGCGCTGCTGTCGAATTCGACCGACATCGTCAGCGGTGGCGTGCCCGGCCTGATCACACTGTGGGACAAGACGCAGGGCACCTCGTTCGAGGTCAAAGGCATTTGCGCGTTGAGCTCGCAGCCGTTCCTGCTCAACACTGCCAATCCCGACATCAAGTCCATCAAGGATTTCAGCGAGCGCGATCGCATCGCGGTGCCCTCGATCAAGGTGTCGGTGCAGGCGGTGCTGCTGCAGATGGCGGCAGCCGCCGCCTATGGCGAGGAAAATTACGGCAAGCTCGATCCGCTTACGGTGTCGATGTCGCCGCCGGATGCGACCATTGCCTTACTGAGCGGCGCGGGTGGCGTCAGTTCAGCCTTCAGCGTGCCGCCGTTCCAGTTCCAGCAACTGGAACAGAACAACATCCGCACCGTGCTGTCGTCATTCGACGTGCTCGGGCCGCACACCTTTACGGTGGCGTGGACCTCGGCGCGATTCCGCAAGGACAATCCCGAACTCTACGGCGCATTCCTCGATGCGGTGAAGGAGGCGACCGCGATCATCGCCGCCGATCCGAAGGGGACCGCGCAAAGCTGGATCAACGATTCCGGCTCAAAGCTGCCGCTGGAGATGGTGACGAAGGTTGTGACCGGCCCTGGAGTCGAATGGACCATGACGCCCGCCGCCACGATGAAATTCGCCAAATTCATGCGCCGAGTCGGCACCATCAAGCACGAGCCGGCATCATGGAAGGACATGTTCTTCCCGGAGATCGGCGGCCTGAACGGAAGCTGAGCTGTGCAATGGTGCATCATCTCAATCCGTCATCCTGAGGAGCGCGTCTTCGCGCGTCTCGAAGGATGCACGGCCCGGCTGGTGGCCGTCCATCCTTCGAGGCTCGCTCCGCTCGCACCTCAGGATGACGGGGATAGGGCTAGACCAGCGGCTTCGATCCAGCCGCACCTTACTTCTACGCGGCTCCGATCAATATCCCAACCGCAAGCACGATGGCGCCGCCGAGCACGATCTGGAACACCGCCTGCAGGAATGGCGTGTCCATGTAGCGCGCGCGGATGAAGGCGATCGCCCATAGTTCGAAGAACACCACGACGCAGGCGATGGCGGTGGCGATCCAGAACGCGTTCGGCCAGCTATCCGGCACCAGATAGGGAAAGGTGTGGCCGAGGCCGCCGAGCGTCGTCATCAATCCGCAGGTGATGCCGCGCAGCCAGGGCGAGCCGCGCCCGGTCAGCGAGCCGTCGTCGGACAGTGCTTCGGCAAAGCCCATGCTGATGCCGGCGCCGATCGAGGCGGCAAGCCCCACCAGAAACGTCTGCCAGTTCTGATGCGTGGCAAAGGCGGCGGCGAACAATGGCGCCAGCGTCGAGACGGAGCCGTCCATCAGTCCGGCGAGTCCCGGCTGCACATATTGCAGCACGAACATGCGCCGGCGCGTCTTGTCTTCCTCGGCGCGCACGTCGGGGCTGAGGATTTCGTCGGTCAGCTTCACCGCGAGTTTTTCGTGGCCCTTTTCTTCCTCGGCGAGGTCGCCGAGCAAGCGGCGTACGCCGACATCCTCGGCCTGCTCTGCGGCCTTGATGTAGAATTGCTCGGCCTGGAGCTCCATCGTCTCGACCTCCTTGCGGATGGTGTCGAGCGACAGGTTCTTGGTCAGCCAGATCGGGCGCCTTCGCAAAAATCCCTTGACGTCCTCGCGACGGATCGGCGGCAGATGTGCGCCGAACCGCTGCTCGTACATTTCCAGCAGCCGATGGCGGTGGCCGCGTTCTTCCTCGGCCATCTCCTCGAACACCTTGGCCGAGTCCGGATAGCGTTCCGCGAGGTCTTCCGCGAACGTCATGTAGATGCGGCTGTCTTCCTCCTCGGAAGAGATCGCAACAGCCAGCACCTCGCGCTCGGTCAGATCGGCGAAATTCTTCACGGGACAGCGCCTTTTTGTAGTTTAGAATTATTCTAATATTGGCTGTCGCCGCCGTCAATTGCCGGGCGTGGCCTGGTTCGCCTTCGCCCCCGTCTACGCGCTTGCCTTTGCTCCTCGAAGGAATTGCACCAGCGACCAACTCACCTCGTTAGCCTGCTCCTGCTGCACCCAGTGGCCCGCGCCATCGACGAGATGGCTTCCGATCATGTTGGTGCAGGCCTTCTGCATGGCCTCGTACACGCCGGGGCGTTGATAGGTGCCCCAGTCCTGCTTGCCCGAGATGAAGGCGGAGGGCACGTCGATGGTGCGGCCCGACCACGTCTGCAGTTCCGGCACGAACGCGCCCGAGGTGCCGCAGCGATACCATTGCAGGCCGCCCTGGAAGCCGGTGCGGGCATATTCGGCGCTGTAGAAGGCAAGCTCGCTGTCGGGCAACCATTTGTTGGCGGCGATCTCGGCGGCCGATGGCATTTCCTCCGCGACAGTCGTGGCCATGTCCTTGGCGAGGTCCATGACGTAATAGGTCGGCAGTTTGGCGATTTCGTCCGCGGACCATGATTTGAGCGGGTAGGGGTCGTTGTCTTTCCAGTCCGCGCTCTTGTGATGATAGTAGGCGCGCAGGAAATCATGCACGCCTTGCGGCGCGTGGTGCATGTCGTCATTCGCCTCGCGCGTCGAATAGTACCATTGGTAATGCTTGCGCGGCCGCGGCAGCGCCGCCAACTCGCGATGGATGGGGTCATTGGCAGCCGGTTTGACCGGCTCGTCCACGGTGTCGAACGGCAGCGATGGCGGTCCGCCGAACGGGGCGCTCATCAATACGACCGATCGAAACACGTCCGGCCGGATCAGCGCGCACCAGGCGGCAACGGACGAGCCGAAATCATGCCCGATCACGGCATCGACAGAGCGGTGGCCAAACGCCGACACCAGTCCGAGCGCGTCGCGCACCAGATTGGGGAGCCGGAACGCGCCGAGACCGCCGTCGTAACTCGGATCCCATCCGGTGGTGCGGCCGTAGCCGCGCTGGTCCGGCGCGATCACGTGATAGCCGGCCGCTGCCAGAACCGGCATCACCTTGCGCCAAGAGTAAGCGAGTTCGGGAAAGCCGTGCAACAGCAGCACGCAGGGCCGGCCTTTGGTCTCGAAGCCGGCTTCGAGCACGTGCATGCGCAGGCCGTTGATATCTTCCACGTAGCGGGACCGGATGGTGGAGGGGAGCGGGATGTCGGGAAGGGTGGTCATGATATTTGCCTCGTCATGGCCGGGCTTGTCCCGGCCATCCACGTCTTTTTGTGAAACGAGACTGTAAAGACGTGGATGCCCGGGACAAGCCCGGGCATGACGAAACATTTGCGGCATTTCGTAGGGTTGGCAAAGCGGCTTGTCCGCCGTAGCTCGAAGAGCGAAGGCGGAAGCGTGCCCACCAACACGAGCAGGGTGCTGATGGTGGGCACGGCGCTTCGCGCCTTTGCCCACCCTGCAATTCCCTACGCCTTCACCGCTTTCGGCCAGTACTTGTCCCGCAGATGCCGCTTCACCAGTTTGCCGGTCGGCGTGCGCGGCAATTCGGCTTCGAAGTCGATGCTCTTCGGGCATTTGATCGGCGACAGATGTTTGCGGCAGAACACGATCAGTTCGGCCTCGAGCTCCTTTCCGGCCTTGGACATGTCGTGCGGCTGCACCACGGCCTTGACCTCCTCGCCCATCTCCTCGTTCGGCACGCCGAACACGGCAACGTCGGAGACGGCAGGATGGGTGATCAGGACGTCCTCGGTCTCCTGCGGGTAGATGTTCACGCCGCCGGAGATGATCATGTAGCTCTTGCGGTCGGTGAGATAGAGAAAGCCTTCCGCGTCGAGATAGCCGACGTCGCCGAGCGTCGACCAGCCTTTTTCATTGTAGGCCTTCTTCGTCTTCTCGGGATCGTTGTGATAGGTGAAAACAGGTGCATCGGCGAAATAGACCGTGCCGATCTCGCCCACGGGACGCTCCTCGTCGTTCTCGTCCAATATCTTCACCTTGCCGACCACGGCGCGGCCGACGGTGCCACGGTGGGTGAGCCATTGCTGCGAGGTCGAAACCGTGACGCCGTTGCCTTCGGAGCCGGCGTAATATTCGATCAGGATCGGTCCCCACCAATCGATCATTTTTGCCTTCACGTCGACCGGGCAGGGCGCGGCGGCGTGGATCGCGCCTTTCAGCGTTGAGACGTTGTAGCGCGTCCGCACCTCGTCCGGCAGCTTCAGCATGCGCACGAACATGGTCGGCACCAGTTGCGACTGCGTGGCCTTGTATTTCTCGACGAGTTTTAAAAATTCCTCGGCGTCGAAATGCTCCATGATGATGGAGGTGCCGCCGAGCGTGATCGCCATCATGTTGAAGCGCAAGGGAGCCGCGTGATAGAGCGGCGCCGGCGACAGATAGATGCTGTCGGACGACATGCCGCACATGTCGGCGCAGAGAATTTTCAGCAGCGGGTTCGGCACGTCGATCGCCTTGCCCTCGAATTCCTTCTTGATGCCTTTCGGACGCCCGGTGGTGCCGGAGGAATAGAGCATGTCGTAGCCCGCTACTTCATCCGATATCGGCATGGCCGGCTGCTCGGCGGCCTCCTTGTCGAAGGAGCGGAAGCCCGGCTCGGGCTCGTCCATCATGTAGAGCAGCGGTCCGCCGATCTGGCCGACAAGGCCCCTGACCTGTTCGGCGCATTTCGGCGTGGTGATGAAGACTTTTGCGCCGCAGTCTTTCACGATGTAGGCGATCTCGTCCTGCGTCAGATAGCGGCTGATCGCGGTGTAATAGAGGCCCGCGCGCTGCGCCGCCCAGCAGATTTCCATGAAGGCGAGGCGGTTTTCCATCAACAGCGCGATGTGGTCGCCGGCCTTCAGCCCGAGCGAACGAAACAGATGCGCGCCCTGGTTCGAGAGCTCGTCGAGTTCGCGATAGGTGATTGCCTTGCCGGTCGCCGCCATCTGATAGGCGATCTTGTTCGGGTAGGTGCGCGCGTGGATGGAGGGGTGGGTCATGGGTGTTCCTCAGAACGCGAATGGCGAGTAGCGAATGGCGAATAGGGAAGAAGGGCAGGCGGTCGCCCTTCACCTACTCACCATTCGCTATTCGCCATTCGCTATTCCTACAGCCGCTCGACGATCGTCACATTCGCCATGCCGCCGCCTTCGCACATGGTCTGCAGGCCGTAACGCTTGTTGTTCTGCTTGAGCGCATTGACCAGCGTGGTCATCAGCTTGGTGCCGGAGCCGCCGAGCGGATGGCCGAGCGCAATCGCGCCGCCGTTGACGTTCAGCCGTGCCGGATCGGCGCCGGTGGTCTGCAGCCACGCGACAGGCACGGCCGCGAAGGCCTCGTTGACCTCGAAGAGGTCGATGTCGTTGATCGACATGCCGGCCTTCTCCAGCGCCCGTTTGGTGGCGTGGAGGGGCGCATCCAGCATGATCACGGGATCGCCGCCCATCATGGTCATGTGATGGATGCGCGCCAGCGGCTTGACGCCGAGCGACTTGAGGCCGCGTTCATTGACCACCATCACGCCGGAAGCTCCGTCGCAGATCTGGCTGGCGCTGGCGGCGGTGTGCTTGCCGTTCTCCGCGATCAGCTTGACGCCCTTGATGCCGTCGAGGCTGGCGTCGAAGCGGATGCCCTCGTCGATATGGTGGGTGTCGGTCGAATTGTCGGCGCGGGTGATCTGCAGCGAAACGATCTCGTCCTTGAACTTGCCGGCCTGGGTCGCCGCGATCGCGCGTTGGTGGCTGTTGTAGGAATATTCGTCGAGCTGGTCCTTGGACAGCCCGTACTTCTCCGCCATCATTTCCGCGCCGGTGAACTGGCTGAACACGATGTTCGGATATTTCTGCTCGAGGCCCGGGCTCTTGTAATGGCCGAACCCGTTCTTGGCGGGGAGCTGCGAAGCAAGGCCCATCGGCACGCGCGTCATCGATTCCACGCCGGCGGCGATCACGATGTCCATCGAGCCGGCCATCACGGCCTGCGCGGCGAAATGCAGCGCCTGCTGCGACGAGCCGCACTGCCGGTCGACCGAGGTCGCGGGTACGCTCTCGGGCAGCTTGGAGGCCATCACCGCGTTGCGGGCGATGTTGTTGGACTGCTCGCCGGCCTGCATCACGCAGCCCATGATCACGTCCTCGATCTGCGCGGGATCGACCTTGGTGCGATCGACCAGCGAATTCAGCACGGAAGCGGCGAGATCGGCCGGATGCCAGCTTGCGAGACGTCCCCCCTTGCGGCCGCCTGCGGTACGTGCGGCGGCAACGATATAGGCCTCGGCCATGTCTGTTCTCCCTTAGGATTGTTGTTGGTGGGTGTTGGAAAGTTGGGCCGGATTTAAGGGGCGCTGTAGGATTTAGTCAATCAATCAATTAACTCTTGAGTGCAGGCGCGGCATGCGCTTATGTGCGGCCCGGATTTCCGGACCAGGCAGTGATGGCATCGCAGTTGAATACCAGCGTACCGACCAGGCCTCCGGGCGGTAAAAACAGCACCGCCGAGAAGCTGCTTGTCGCGGCGAGCGAACTGATGATCGAGCGCGCCTCGATCGAAGTGTCGCTGTCCGACATCGCGCAAAAGTCGGGCGTCAACGCTGCGCTGGTGAAATACCATTTCGGCAACAAGGACGGGCTGTTGCTGGCGTTGCTGGCGCGCGACGCCGCGACCGAGATGTCGCAGCTAGAATATCTGATCAGCCAGCCGATCTCGCCGACCGCGAAACTCAAGCTGCATATCGGCGGCATCATCCGCGCCTATTACCAGTTCCCCTATATGAACCGGCTGATCCATTACTTGCTGCATGAAAGCAGCACGGAAGCGGCCGACGAGGTGTCGAAGTTTTTCGTGGCGCCGCTTTTGGAGTTCCAGCGGCGGTTGCTCGCGGAGGGCATCAAGGCGGGCGAGTTCCGCAACATCGATCCCGTGATGTTCTACACCAGCCTGGTCGGCGCCTGCGATCACCTGTTCTTTGGCCGCCACGCAATGTCGCGCGCGACAGGGGTCGGTCCCGTCACCGATGAAGTCTGCCGTCAGTACATCAAGCACATGGAAGCGCTGATCTGCGGCGGAATGTTGAATGGGCGAATAGCGAATAGGGAGTAGCGAATGGATCGCAGCTAATCCATTCGCTACTCCCTATTCGCCATTCGCCATCTTAGAGAAGAAACGCACAAGGAAGGAAAGGTTGTTACCATGCAGTTGCAAGACGTAGCCGTTCTCATTACCGGCGGTGGCTCCGGCCTCGGCGCCGCGACCGCCCGCGCCATGGCCGCCAAGGGCGCGAAAATCGGCGTCATCGACCAGAACAAGGAAAACGCCGAAAAGGTCGCCGCGGAAGTAAAGGGCGTCGCCCTTCACGCCGACGTGACCGACGAAGAAGCGATCAAGGCGGCGATTGCGAAAGCCGAAGCCGCCCACGGCATCGCGCGCGTGCTGATGAACTGCGCCGGCATCGGCGGCTCGCAGCGCACCGTCGGCAAGGACGGTGTCTATCCGCTGGCGAAGTTTGTCCGCATCATCAATGTCAATCTGATCGGCACTTTCAACGTGCTGCGTCTGTTCGCAGAAAGGCTCGCCACCGCGCCGCCGATCGGCGAGGAGCGCGGCGTTGCCATCAACACCGCCTCGGTCGCGGCCTATGAAGGCCAGATCGGCCAGATCGCCTATTCGGCATCGAAGGGCGGCGTCGTCGGCCTCACGCTGCCGGCCGCGCGCGACCTCGCCAGCCTCAAGATCCGCGTCAACACCATCGCGCCGGGCCTGTTCCTGACGCCGCTGCTGATGGGCCTCAACGAAGAGGCCCGCAAGAGCCTCGGTGCGCAGGTACCGCATCCGGCCCGCCTCGGCGATGCCTCCGAGTACGGCAACCTCGCGGTTCACATCGTCGAGAACCCGATGCTCAACGGCGAGACCATCCGTCTCGACGGCGCCATCCGCATGGCGCCGCGGTAGGGCACAGCAATAGCCATCGTCGTCCCCGCGAAAGCGGGGACCCATACTCCGCGGCGGTTCTTGTTGCAGAAGGTCTCTGCCATCATGCCCCATCGATACGACACGGCGTATGGGTCCCGGCTCGAGGCCGGGACGACGATGGATGGGAGATCCGCATGTCCCAATCGCTACTGATCGAACATCATGAAGGCGTCGATTGGGTCACGCTCAATCGCCCGGACAGTCTCAACGCGCTCGATCCCAGCCTGATCGATGCGCTCAACGCCTATTTCGAGGGCCTGCAGCGCAACCGTTCGACTCGCGTCGTGGTGCTTAAGGGCGCCGGCAGC
This portion of the Bradyrhizobium sp. AZCC 2262 genome encodes:
- a CDS encoding TetR family transcriptional regulator; the encoded protein is MASQLNTSVPTRPPGGKNSTAEKLLVAASELMIERASIEVSLSDIAQKSGVNAALVKYHFGNKDGLLLALLARDAATEMSQLEYLISQPISPTAKLKLHIGGIIRAYYQFPYMNRLIHYLLHESSTEAADEVSKFFVAPLLEFQRRLLAEGIKAGEFRNIDPVMFYTSLVGACDHLFFGRHAMSRATGVGPVTDEVCRQYIKHMEALICGGMLNGRIANRE
- a CDS encoding acyl-CoA synthetase, with amino-acid sequence MTHPSIHARTYPNKIAYQMAATGKAITYRELDELSNQGAHLFRSLGLKAGDHIALLMENRLAFMEICWAAQRAGLYYTAISRYLTQDEIAYIVKDCGAKVFITTPKCAEQVRGLVGQIGGPLLYMMDEPEPGFRSFDKEAAEQPAMPISDEVAGYDMLYSSGTTGRPKGIKKEFEGKAIDVPNPLLKILCADMCGMSSDSIYLSPAPLYHAAPLRFNMMAITLGGTSIIMEHFDAEEFLKLVEKYKATQSQLVPTMFVRMLKLPDEVRTRYNVSTLKGAIHAAAPCPVDVKAKMIDWWGPILIEYYAGSEGNGVTVSTSQQWLTHRGTVGRAVVGKVKILDENDEERPVGEIGTVYFADAPVFTYHNDPEKTKKAYNEKGWSTLGDVGYLDAEGFLYLTDRKSYMIISGGVNIYPQETEDVLITHPAVSDVAVFGVPNEEMGEEVKAVVQPHDMSKAGKELEAELIVFCRKHLSPIKCPKSIDFEAELPRTPTGKLVKRHLRDKYWPKAVKA
- the mbfA gene encoding iron exporter MbfA — its product is MKNFADLTEREVLAVAISSEEEDSRIYMTFAEDLAERYPDSAKVFEEMAEEERGHRHRLLEMYEQRFGAHLPPIRREDVKGFLRRRPIWLTKNLSLDTIRKEVETMELQAEQFYIKAAEQAEDVGVRRLLGDLAEEEKGHEKLAVKLTDEILSPDVRAEEDKTRRRMFVLQYVQPGLAGLMDGSVSTLAPLFAAAFATHQNWQTFLVGLAASIGAGISMGFAEALSDDGSLTGRGSPWLRGITCGLMTTLGGLGHTFPYLVPDSWPNAFWIATAIACVVVFFELWAIAFIRARYMDTPFLQAVFQIVLGGAIVLAVGILIGAA
- a CDS encoding alpha/beta fold hydrolase, which encodes MTTLPDIPLPSTIRSRYVEDINGLRMHVLEAGFETKGRPCVLLLHGFPELAYSWRKVMPVLAAAGYHVIAPDQRGYGRTTGWDPSYDGGLGAFRLPNLVRDALGLVSAFGHRSVDAVIGHDFGSSVAAWCALIRPDVFRSVVLMSAPFGGPPSLPFDTVDEPVKPAANDPIHRELAALPRPRKHYQWYYSTREANDDMHHAPQGVHDFLRAYYHHKSADWKDNDPYPLKSWSADEIAKLPTYYVMDLAKDMATTVAEEMPSAAEIAANKWLPDSELAFYSAEYARTGFQGGLQWYRCGTSGAFVPELQTWSGRTIDVPSAFISGKQDWGTYQRPGVYEAMQKACTNMIGSHLVDGAGHWVQQEQANEVSWSLVQFLRGAKASA
- a CDS encoding acetyl-CoA C-acetyltransferase: MAEAYIVAAARTAGGRKGGRLASWHPADLAASVLNSLVDRTKVDPAQIEDVIMGCVMQAGEQSNNIARNAVMASKLPESVPATSVDRQCGSSQQALHFAAQAVMAGSMDIVIAAGVESMTRVPMGLASQLPAKNGFGHYKSPGLEQKYPNIVFSQFTGAEMMAEKYGLSKDQLDEYSYNSHQRAIAATQAGKFKDEIVSLQITRADNSTDTHHIDEGIRFDASLDGIKGVKLIAENGKHTAASASQICDGASGVMVVNERGLKSLGVKPLARIHHMTMMGGDPVIMLDAPLHATKRALEKAGMSINDIDLFEVNEAFAAVPVAWLQTTGADPARLNVNGGAIALGHPLGGSGTKLMTTLVNALKQNNKRYGLQTMCEGGGMANVTIVERL